A single region of the Winslowiella toletana genome encodes:
- a CDS encoding universal stress protein codes for MKTLLVAVDNSDVARKVVSLATEQALAMQAEVVVICCVDPSYSTPAGPLDITAGEDPADFGAAQDEQNTAEAAVRHALAQLLRAGINARGRVVAGESAETIVAQANELQAAMIIMGRRHLSPFNRLLKGSVSAAVIERAHCPVLVDVRAE; via the coding sequence ATGAAAACGCTGTTAGTGGCAGTCGATAATTCAGATGTAGCCCGGAAAGTGGTTTCGCTGGCAACCGAACAGGCGCTGGCGATGCAGGCTGAAGTGGTGGTGATATGTTGTGTTGATCCCAGCTACTCAACTCCGGCTGGCCCGCTGGACATTACCGCCGGGGAAGATCCGGCAGATTTTGGTGCTGCCCAGGATGAGCAAAACACCGCCGAAGCAGCAGTGCGACACGCGCTGGCGCAACTATTGCGTGCCGGCATCAATGCGCGTGGCCGGGTCGTGGCGGGTGAGTCGGCAGAAACCATTGTGGCACAGGCAAATGAGCTGCAAGCCGCGATGATTATCATGGGACGTCGTCATCTGTCGCCATTCAACCGTCTGCTGAAAGGCTCGGTCAGTGCTGCGGTCATCGAACGTGCGCATTGCCCGGTGCTGGTGGATGTGCGCGCAGAATAA
- a CDS encoding putative periplasmic lipoprotein: protein MKIKIISAMALLLLAGCTSSKPGAFERVDEDPLSNTVQYRFNPETVNRDAMLSDLTNYCVNKGFDIAEPLPEQKSHVPGLKKVWYQCNYSIKG from the coding sequence ATGAAAATCAAAATTATTAGCGCAATGGCGCTGCTTTTATTAGCGGGATGTACCTCCAGCAAACCCGGTGCCTTCGAGAGAGTAGACGAAGACCCGCTGTCAAATACCGTGCAATATCGCTTTAATCCAGAAACGGTTAACCGTGATGCGATGCTCAGCGATCTGACAAACTATTGTGTCAACAAGGGTTTTGATATCGCAGAACCGTTACCAGAGCAAAAGAGTCATGTTCCGGGATTGAAGAAGGTGTGGTATCAGTGTAATTACAGCATTAAAGGCTAA
- the tssK gene encoding type VI secretion system baseplate subunit TssK: protein MVSPQHFQQQAAYAAWSAECIARMGLSHPWGIIEALFEPAALKLGRLQARHLHVRFQDGTLVDTGNADALPPVLSLDGESHETVVVLALPLLRANGGNCLKPDEVAERPVRYRQRWHDVRNQFGDDTRQIAVMQPELTLRFAHQNNSDYLTCPVARLQQDSQGLWTLDEAFLPPLLTIQSSSWLMIQLEQLMSQLRARLTRLMAMRRESNERMADFAVADVSLFWLLNALNSAEPVLGQFQRFPQSAPERLYPELARLAGSLLTFSLEHQVSAIPVWQHEQLNTVFPPLFDLLSDLLEASLPSRVVAIELTHDKRLRQWLARLQDPRLREGADYYLSVRSPLPAAQLQEQFARQCKVGSPDYVTSLVNASRQGIPLNPLRHVPAAIPLRLENQYFSLDLSHPAAREMLESGSCMFYTPGTLGEPDLELYAVLRT from the coding sequence ATGGTCTCGCCCCAACATTTCCAGCAACAGGCCGCATACGCGGCCTGGTCAGCAGAGTGTATTGCACGAATGGGCCTCAGCCATCCCTGGGGAATTATTGAGGCCCTATTTGAGCCGGCGGCACTTAAGCTCGGTCGCTTGCAGGCTCGTCATCTGCACGTTCGTTTTCAGGACGGAACGCTTGTCGATACCGGCAATGCTGATGCGTTGCCGCCAGTGCTGTCTCTTGACGGTGAGTCACATGAAACCGTGGTGGTATTGGCACTGCCGCTGCTGCGCGCCAATGGTGGCAACTGTCTGAAGCCTGATGAGGTGGCAGAGCGGCCTGTGCGCTATCGCCAACGCTGGCATGATGTTCGTAACCAGTTTGGTGACGATACCCGCCAGATTGCCGTAATGCAGCCAGAGCTGACCCTGCGTTTTGCCCATCAGAATAACAGCGACTATCTGACCTGTCCGGTGGCGCGCCTGCAGCAGGATTCTCAGGGGCTCTGGACGCTTGATGAGGCTTTTCTGCCGCCGTTACTGACGATACAGAGCAGCAGCTGGCTGATGATTCAGCTGGAACAACTGATGAGTCAGCTCCGCGCCCGTTTAACGCGTCTGATGGCGATGCGCCGTGAAAGCAATGAACGAATGGCGGATTTTGCCGTAGCTGATGTCTCGTTGTTCTGGTTGCTGAATGCCCTGAATAGTGCTGAGCCGGTATTGGGGCAGTTTCAGCGTTTTCCTCAGAGCGCACCGGAGCGTCTGTATCCGGAACTGGCACGTTTGGCGGGTAGTCTGCTGACTTTTTCGCTGGAGCATCAGGTCAGCGCCATCCCTGTCTGGCAACACGAGCAACTGAATACGGTATTCCCGCCGCTGTTTGACTTGCTGAGTGACCTGCTGGAAGCCAGCCTGCCTTCGCGAGTAGTAGCTATTGAGCTTACTCATGACAAACGACTGCGCCAGTGGTTGGCACGTCTGCAGGATCCACGACTGCGCGAAGGCGCTGATTATTATCTGTCTGTTCGCTCTCCACTTCCGGCGGCGCAGCTGCAGGAGCAGTTCGCGCGCCAGTGCAAGGTGGGCAGTCCGGATTACGTCACCAGTCTGGTGAATGCCTCTCGTCAGGGAATTCCACTGAATCCTCTGCGTCATGTGCCGGCCGCGATTCCACTGCGTCTGGAAAATCAGTATTTCTCCCTCGATCTGTCCCATCCGGCAGCACGGGAGATGCTGGAGAGCGGCAGCTGTATGTTCTATACCCCAGGTACGCTCGGCGAGCCTGATCTTGAACTCTATGCGGTACTGAGAACATGA
- the tssB gene encoding type VI secretion system contractile sheath small subunit has protein sequence MSNSYQNEIPKARVNIKLDLHTGNAALKTELPLKLLVTGDFSNGQEQRVLSEREKVNVNKNNFDSVLAEFSPAVNLSVENTLAGDGSDENVRLTFRDMKDFTPEQVARQIPQLKAMLAMRNLLRDLKSNLLDNVTFRKELESILKNPALSDELRRELSALAPEKA, from the coding sequence ATGAGCAATTCTTATCAGAATGAAATCCCGAAAGCGCGTGTTAATATTAAATTAGACCTGCATACGGGTAACGCTGCGCTTAAGACCGAACTGCCGCTGAAACTGCTGGTGACCGGTGATTTCAGCAATGGCCAGGAGCAGCGTGTGCTGTCCGAGCGCGAAAAGGTCAACGTTAATAAAAATAATTTCGACAGCGTGCTGGCGGAATTTTCTCCTGCTGTAAATCTCTCCGTTGAAAACACGCTGGCCGGCGACGGCAGTGATGAGAACGTCCGCCTGACCTTCCGCGATATGAAAGATTTCACGCCGGAGCAGGTCGCCCGCCAGATCCCTCAGCTGAAAGCGATGCTCGCCATGCGCAACCTGCTGCGTGACCTCAAATCAAACCTGCTGGATAACGTCACTTTCCGCAAAGAGCTTGAGTCCATCCTGAAAAATCCTGCCCTGAGTGACGAATTACGTCGTGAACTGTCTGCACTGGCGCCGGAAAAAGCCTGA
- a CDS encoding PAS domain-containing protein, which produces MTELVEKNQLNRKASQLILPGMLIRTLDQFQEPYFIKDLDSRFIYANFATAKLTGLRSPDEMLYKRENDFHSRLTENEVIVSEWQAQDKKISQSRKALILLEIHPKAVDFPYIVRKLPFYDDDNQCVGVITYCRNLEVFTLKDFVKGNTPGSLLLSKPDDFFTEKECEIIFLKLQGMTSKEVGNRLHLSSRTIDNRLKCLYDKVGVNHFDDFSDFCERRDYNRYLPKKFILQQKITFEKKLNQL; this is translated from the coding sequence ATGACTGAGCTCGTAGAAAAGAATCAGTTAAACAGAAAGGCTTCACAATTAATATTACCTGGAATGTTAATACGTACTCTTGATCAATTTCAAGAGCCTTATTTTATAAAGGATCTTGATTCAAGATTCATTTATGCCAATTTTGCAACTGCGAAACTTACTGGTCTTCGCTCACCCGATGAGATGCTTTACAAGCGAGAAAATGATTTTCATTCTCGCCTTACGGAAAATGAGGTTATTGTTTCAGAATGGCAAGCGCAGGATAAAAAGATATCGCAAAGCAGAAAGGCATTAATTTTGCTTGAAATTCATCCTAAGGCTGTTGATTTTCCTTATATTGTTAGGAAATTACCTTTTTATGATGATGATAATCAGTGCGTAGGAGTGATTACATATTGCAGAAACCTTGAGGTTTTCACTCTTAAAGATTTTGTTAAAGGTAATACCCCTGGATCCTTACTATTAAGTAAACCTGATGATTTTTTTACTGAAAAAGAATGCGAAATTATATTCCTAAAACTTCAAGGAATGACTAGCAAAGAGGTAGGAAATAGATTACATCTTTCATCAAGGACTATTGATAATCGTTTGAAGTGTTTGTACGACAAGGTAGGAGTGAATCACTTTGATGATTTTAGTGATTTTTGCGAAAGGCGAGATTATAATCGATATCTGCCTAAAAAGTTTATTCTGCAGCAAAAAATAACCTTTGAAAAGAAGTTAAATCAGCTATAA
- the tssL gene encoding type VI secretion system protein TssL, short form translates to MSDNKRGIAASCNIDALLQDTWLQVISLRHGPEFKDGEGRMLWDRCVADVERVQQALKDAGVDEASCQHILTAQCALLDEAVKSRGVQDDACVQWYDIPLQGHFLGTMEAGDTLCDRMRDVLRESSPDETVLTCFQRVMMLGFLGSFRSIHDPQRQKLVAALSEQVAPFSFPQSHPILAESRAGRGMSGWLSSWPVRIGLSILILAALWWGLSHWLDQLLTTLLPEAVK, encoded by the coding sequence ATGAGTGACAACAAACGCGGGATAGCCGCGTCCTGCAATATCGATGCGCTGTTGCAGGATACCTGGTTGCAGGTAATCAGCCTGCGTCATGGTCCGGAGTTCAAAGATGGTGAAGGCCGGATGCTGTGGGATCGCTGCGTGGCGGACGTGGAGCGCGTGCAGCAGGCTCTCAAAGACGCTGGTGTGGATGAAGCGAGCTGCCAGCATATCCTCACCGCTCAATGTGCGCTATTGGATGAGGCGGTAAAAAGTCGGGGTGTACAGGATGATGCCTGCGTGCAGTGGTATGACATCCCTCTGCAGGGGCATTTTCTCGGCACTATGGAAGCGGGCGATACCCTGTGTGACCGTATGCGTGACGTTCTGCGCGAATCCTCACCGGACGAGACAGTGCTGACCTGCTTCCAGCGAGTGATGATGCTGGGCTTCCTCGGCAGCTTTCGCTCAATACACGATCCGCAACGGCAAAAACTGGTCGCCGCGCTGAGTGAGCAGGTTGCGCCATTCAGTTTTCCACAGAGCCATCCGATACTGGCCGAGAGCCGCGCCGGACGTGGGATGAGTGGTTGGCTTTCCAGTTGGCCTGTGCGAATTGGCCTGAGCATACTTATCCTTGCCGCATTGTGGTGGGGCCTCAGCCATTGGCTGGATCAGTTGCTGACAACCCTGTTGCCTGAGGCGGTGAAATGA
- the tssC gene encoding type VI secretion system contractile sheath large subunit, protein MLMSVQNETTSAGETIVLDRPVVGGVYASLFEKINLSPVAQLSDLDIWQDAQAMSDASADERLTAGMQVFLECLSKAGSKVDKLDKTLIDHHIAELDFQISRQLDAVMHHEEFQRVESLWRGVKSLVDKTDFRQNVKIELLDLSKDDLRQDFEDAPEIIQSGLYNHTYIAEYDTPGGEPIGALISGYEFDASAQDVALLRNISKVAAAAHMPFIGSAGPKFFLKDSMEEVAAIKDIGNYFDRAEYIKWKSFRETDDSRYIGLVMPRVLGRLPYGPDTVPVRSFNYVEEVKGPDHGKYLWTNASFAFAANMVRSFINNGWCVQIRGPQAGGAVQDLPIHLYDLGTGNQVKIPSEVMIPETREFEFANLGFIPLSYYKNRDYACFFSANSTQKPALYDTADATANSRINARLPYIFLLSRIAHYLKLIQRENIGTTKDRRLLELELNTWIRGLVTEMTDPGDELQASHPLRDAKVVVEDIEDNPGFFRVKLYAVPHFQVEGMDVNLSLVSQMPKAKS, encoded by the coding sequence ATGCTGATGTCTGTTCAAAATGAAACCACCTCTGCCGGTGAAACCATCGTGCTGGATCGCCCGGTTGTGGGCGGCGTTTACGCTTCACTGTTTGAAAAAATTAATCTCAGCCCGGTTGCGCAGCTAAGCGACCTGGATATCTGGCAGGATGCTCAGGCTATGTCTGATGCTTCGGCGGATGAGCGCCTGACGGCCGGTATGCAGGTGTTCCTGGAGTGCCTGAGTAAAGCCGGTTCAAAGGTCGACAAGCTGGACAAAACGCTGATTGACCACCACATCGCCGAGCTGGATTTTCAGATTAGCCGCCAGCTGGATGCGGTCATGCACCACGAAGAATTCCAACGCGTTGAGTCACTGTGGCGCGGTGTGAAATCGCTGGTGGATAAAACCGATTTCCGTCAGAACGTAAAAATTGAATTGCTGGACCTGTCTAAAGATGACCTGCGCCAGGATTTTGAAGATGCGCCGGAAATTATTCAGAGTGGCCTGTATAACCACACCTACATTGCTGAATACGACACCCCGGGCGGTGAGCCAATTGGGGCACTGATTTCCGGTTACGAGTTTGACGCGTCTGCTCAGGACGTGGCGCTGCTGCGTAATATCTCTAAAGTTGCCGCAGCGGCACACATGCCATTTATCGGTTCCGCTGGCCCGAAATTCTTCCTGAAAGACTCGATGGAAGAGGTGGCTGCGATTAAAGATATCGGTAACTACTTTGACCGTGCCGAATATATCAAATGGAAATCTTTCCGCGAAACCGACGACTCCCGCTACATCGGTCTGGTGATGCCGCGCGTGCTTGGCCGCCTGCCGTACGGCCCGGATACCGTTCCGGTGCGCAGTTTTAACTACGTGGAAGAGGTGAAAGGCCCGGATCACGGTAAATATCTGTGGACCAACGCCTCTTTTGCCTTTGCCGCCAATATGGTGCGCAGCTTTATTAACAACGGCTGGTGCGTACAAATTCGCGGCCCGCAGGCCGGTGGTGCGGTGCAGGATCTGCCAATCCATCTTTACGACCTGGGCACCGGTAATCAGGTGAAAATCCCGTCAGAGGTGATGATCCCGGAAACCCGCGAGTTTGAATTCGCCAACCTCGGTTTTATTCCGCTGTCGTATTACAAAAACCGTGATTACGCCTGCTTCTTTTCGGCCAACTCCACGCAGAAACCGGCGCTGTACGACACCGCTGATGCGACCGCCAACAGCCGCATCAATGCACGCCTGCCGTATATCTTCCTGCTGTCGCGTATTGCTCACTACCTGAAGCTGATTCAGCGTGAAAATATCGGCACCACCAAGGATCGTCGCCTGCTGGAACTGGAACTCAATACCTGGATTCGTGGGCTGGTTACTGAAATGACCGATCCGGGCGATGAACTGCAGGCCTCACACCCACTGCGTGATGCAAAAGTGGTGGTGGAAGATATCGAGGATAATCCTGGTTTCTTCCGCGTGAAGCTGTACGCGGTGCCGCACTTCCAGGTGGAAGGAATGGACGTGAATCTGTCACTGGTTTCCCAGATGCCTAAAGCTAAATCGTAA
- a CDS encoding SMP-30/gluconolactonase/LRE family protein, translated as MAYQVECVLPLQAELGECPLWSPEHQVLWLVDILAPAIHRFHPQSGECQSFPLTEEVGCIGLRAGGGIVAALRSGVWFLDEQGKIERKIADNPGEASKSRFNDGRVDPFGRFWCGSLWEPQDRNGGKLCCLDSQLNLTVVNDDVKISNGLAFSPDRRWMYHSDTPNEVLWRYPVDPTSGEVGARKAFKRFDSQQGGLPDGAAIDSEGYYWSAMFDGGRVVRIHPESAEIVDEIILPVRWPTMVAFGGEDLKTLYITSSREDRTEEELERYPLSGNVFAVRVEVAGMVEPLFRYHQR; from the coding sequence ATGGCTTATCAGGTTGAATGTGTGCTGCCGTTGCAGGCTGAACTGGGGGAGTGTCCGCTATGGTCGCCGGAACATCAGGTGCTGTGGTTGGTGGATATTCTGGCACCGGCGATTCATCGTTTTCATCCGCAAAGTGGTGAGTGCCAAAGCTTTCCACTGACTGAAGAGGTGGGCTGCATCGGTCTGCGTGCCGGTGGCGGTATCGTCGCTGCGCTGCGTAGCGGCGTATGGTTCCTCGATGAGCAGGGAAAAATCGAACGGAAAATTGCCGATAACCCAGGCGAGGCCAGCAAAAGCCGCTTTAACGACGGCCGGGTTGATCCCTTTGGGCGCTTCTGGTGTGGCAGCCTGTGGGAGCCGCAGGATCGCAACGGCGGCAAGTTATGCTGCCTGGATTCTCAGCTCAACCTGACGGTCGTGAATGACGATGTGAAAATTTCCAACGGGCTGGCTTTCTCACCAGACCGCCGCTGGATGTATCACAGCGATACGCCGAATGAGGTGCTCTGGCGCTATCCCGTTGACCCAACCAGCGGTGAAGTGGGCGCGCGTAAGGCGTTTAAACGCTTTGACTCTCAGCAGGGTGGTTTACCGGATGGCGCGGCAATCGACAGCGAAGGCTACTACTGGTCGGCAATGTTTGATGGGGGACGCGTGGTGCGAATTCATCCTGAAAGCGCTGAAATTGTTGATGAAATCATATTGCCGGTACGTTGGCCGACAATGGTGGCTTTTGGCGGGGAAGATTTGAAAACCCTGTATATCACCAGTTCTCGTGAGGATCGTACCGAAGAAGAGCTGGAGCGTTATCCACTTTCCGGCAATGTGTTCGCCGTGCGGGTAGAGGTAGCTGGAATGGTTGAACCGCTGTTTCGTTATCATCAGCGTTAA
- a CDS encoding OmpA family protein: MSPAQQRLLVLWAVLLSGVVCLGFLPASRLVAVLLMLAIWGLISVVWFITRRRADHTAVARLDNLPEVAYRQPIVLVCGDLPQDWPEVSQVLTVTQGCWIRVEDHQDVDQVARQVLELRPDWGRQLSVMVSVCPQKHTDTEALTSRLLVLRWQISQLRRETGHTVPLVLNGQVGSAVMSDMLWQAAIPGEGISVWRESSAPCSIAAWVTTGGAMAMQQQVLMNSLMSWYKQHVKTVFMDENPDIPAIAPTAVLWGIGPALRGVKTLSLWTAWLTRHTAMQNVAGWHPACAETSAMSLMPDFVLPILPEGQGLTGLQKAWRCGLVIFTLAAAAALCSSGWNNRQLLQRLSFDIQHYDRISMDDYGPKAAAVNVLRQDAAQLDQWARNGEPLRMSLGLYQGERLRLPVLNAVRSYVPPPPPPPPPPKPEPKPVPKIIRLDSMSLFDSGKALLKTGSTKMLVNSLVGIKAKPGWLIVIAGHTDITGNSQLNQTLSLKRAEAVRNWMRDTGDVPESCFAVQGYGESRPIATNDTPEGRALNRRVEISLVPQADACQLPGNTPTSSQDDDVDNNLME; encoded by the coding sequence ATGAGTCCTGCTCAACAGCGCCTGCTGGTGTTGTGGGCGGTGCTGCTGAGCGGCGTCGTCTGTCTGGGGTTTCTGCCGGCGTCACGACTGGTGGCTGTTTTACTGATGCTCGCTATTTGGGGCCTGATTTCGGTGGTTTGGTTTATCACCCGCCGCCGGGCTGATCATACCGCAGTGGCTCGTCTTGATAATTTGCCGGAGGTGGCATATCGCCAGCCAATCGTGCTGGTTTGCGGCGACCTGCCGCAGGACTGGCCGGAAGTATCACAGGTACTGACGGTCACTCAGGGCTGTTGGATTCGGGTCGAAGATCATCAGGATGTGGATCAGGTGGCGCGACAGGTGCTGGAACTGCGTCCGGACTGGGGACGTCAGCTGTCGGTGATGGTCAGCGTCTGTCCGCAGAAGCACACCGACACCGAAGCGCTTACCAGCCGTTTACTGGTCCTGCGCTGGCAAATCAGCCAGCTGCGTCGTGAAACGGGTCATACGGTGCCGCTGGTACTTAACGGTCAGGTGGGCAGCGCCGTAATGAGCGATATGCTCTGGCAGGCCGCGATTCCGGGGGAAGGCATCAGCGTATGGCGTGAATCCTCCGCACCCTGTTCGATTGCGGCCTGGGTCACCACCGGCGGTGCGATGGCAATGCAGCAGCAGGTGCTGATGAACAGTCTGATGAGCTGGTATAAGCAACACGTCAAGACGGTGTTTATGGACGAGAACCCGGACATTCCGGCCATTGCGCCGACCGCTGTGCTGTGGGGAATTGGCCCGGCTTTAAGAGGTGTAAAAACTTTATCGCTCTGGACGGCCTGGTTAACGCGCCATACCGCGATGCAGAACGTGGCTGGCTGGCATCCTGCCTGTGCTGAAACTTCGGCGATGTCGCTGATGCCAGATTTTGTGCTGCCAATATTGCCGGAAGGTCAGGGACTGACTGGCCTGCAAAAAGCCTGGCGCTGCGGGCTGGTGATTTTCACCCTCGCTGCAGCCGCTGCTCTGTGCAGCAGCGGCTGGAATAACCGCCAGTTACTGCAGCGTCTGAGCTTCGACATTCAGCATTACGATCGTATCTCAATGGATGATTACGGTCCGAAAGCGGCTGCGGTGAACGTACTTCGCCAGGATGCGGCTCAGCTGGATCAATGGGCACGCAACGGTGAACCATTACGCATGAGCCTTGGTTTGTATCAGGGCGAGCGCCTGCGCCTGCCAGTACTGAATGCAGTCCGCTCTTACGTGCCGCCACCTCCACCGCCGCCGCCGCCACCAAAACCAGAGCCAAAGCCGGTGCCGAAAATCATCCGCCTCGACAGCATGTCGCTGTTCGACTCCGGTAAAGCCTTACTCAAAACCGGCTCGACCAAAATGCTGGTGAACTCGCTGGTCGGCATCAAGGCCAAACCGGGCTGGCTGATTGTGATAGCCGGGCATACCGACATCACCGGCAACTCGCAGCTTAATCAGACGTTGTCGCTAAAGCGTGCTGAAGCGGTACGTAACTGGATGCGAGACACCGGTGACGTGCCGGAAAGCTGTTTTGCGGTGCAGGGCTATGGCGAAAGCCGTCCGATCGCAACGAACGACACGCCGGAAGGCC
- a CDS encoding PAS domain-containing protein encodes MSSDAFSEKKKSISNHMSLPKMLTNTLDQMHEPYAIKDINSRYIYANRAIAKLVGLSSPDYMLTKQESELESRLTESQYIVDEWQHQDRIVVQNHKSITMLEIHLQQLNHPYIIRKLPFYDDGGHCVGVVLHSKSIENFNLNKYIKINAPSSLLLNKPDEFFNEPECEFVFLKLQRMSNKEIATVLQLSYAAVDEQIGKIYEKCDVTHTDDFIEFCERRNYHRYLPESFIQQKGNVFKKDNNFII; translated from the coding sequence ATGTCTAGTGATGCATTTTCCGAGAAGAAAAAATCAATCTCAAATCATATGTCCTTACCTAAAATGCTTACAAATACACTCGATCAGATGCATGAACCATATGCAATAAAGGATATAAACTCTCGTTATATCTATGCTAATAGAGCGATTGCGAAATTAGTGGGATTAAGTTCGCCCGACTATATGCTTACAAAACAGGAGAGTGAGTTGGAGTCAAGGCTGACAGAGAGTCAGTATATTGTTGATGAATGGCAGCATCAGGATAGAATAGTCGTGCAGAATCATAAGTCGATTACTATGCTGGAAATACATTTACAACAATTGAATCATCCGTACATCATCAGAAAACTACCTTTTTATGACGATGGTGGGCATTGTGTTGGGGTGGTACTGCATTCCAAAAGCATAGAAAATTTCAACCTAAACAAATATATAAAAATAAATGCACCCAGTTCCCTATTGCTTAATAAACCCGATGAGTTTTTTAACGAACCAGAGTGCGAGTTTGTGTTTCTGAAGCTTCAAAGGATGAGTAATAAGGAAATCGCCACTGTTTTGCAGCTCTCTTATGCGGCGGTTGATGAACAGATTGGAAAAATCTATGAAAAATGCGACGTCACGCATACGGATGATTTTATCGAATTTTGTGAACGGCGTAACTATCATCGCTATCTTCCTGAGAGCTTCATTCAGCAGAAAGGAAATGTATTCAAGAAGGATAATAATTTTATTATTTAA
- a CDS encoding L-lactate MFS transporter: MSTQTAVNPNNRTRWLTLFGTIITQFALGSVYTWSLFNSQLSQKLDAPISQVAFSFGLLSLGLALASSVAGKLQERFGVRNVTIGAGLLMAVGFFLTAHANSLFMLYLSAGLLVGLADGAGYLITLSNCVKWFPERKGLISACAIGAYGLGSLGFKFICSYLLSVNSLETTFIIWGGMAMVMIITGALLMKDAPKQQPNTTTSSGESVRDFSLAESMRLPQYWLLALMFLTACMSGLYVIGVAKDIGEGLVNLSTQTAANAVTIIAIANLSGRLILGVLSDKIARIRVITLAQVVSLVGMSILLFTSMNQTTFFISIACVAFSFGGTITVYPSLVSDFFGLNNLTKNYGVLYLGFGIGSVMGSLIASLFGGFTVTFSLIMTLLVISLIISTTIRLPHQPAKVKTAYQQSKA, translated from the coding sequence ATGAGTACGCAGACGGCAGTGAATCCCAATAATCGCACGCGCTGGCTTACCTTGTTTGGCACCATTATTACTCAGTTTGCGCTGGGTTCGGTATATACCTGGAGCCTGTTTAACAGTCAGCTTTCCCAAAAGCTGGACGCCCCCATCAGTCAGGTCGCCTTCTCTTTCGGTCTGCTTAGCCTCGGGCTGGCGCTTGCCTCTTCGGTTGCCGGCAAATTGCAGGAACGCTTTGGCGTGCGTAACGTCACTATCGGTGCCGGTTTGCTGATGGCGGTCGGCTTCTTCCTTACCGCTCATGCCAACAGCCTGTTTATGTTATACCTCAGTGCAGGCCTGCTGGTCGGCCTGGCGGACGGTGCTGGTTATCTGATTACCCTATCCAATTGTGTAAAATGGTTCCCGGAGCGCAAAGGGCTGATCTCTGCCTGCGCAATCGGTGCCTACGGCTTAGGCAGCCTGGGGTTCAAATTTATCTGTAGTTATCTGTTAAGCGTAAATAGCCTGGAAACCACCTTTATTATCTGGGGCGGCATGGCGATGGTGATGATTATTACCGGTGCATTACTGATGAAAGATGCGCCAAAACAGCAGCCGAATACCACCACCAGCAGCGGAGAGAGCGTGCGTGATTTCTCGCTGGCTGAATCCATGCGTCTGCCGCAATACTGGCTGCTGGCTTTAATGTTTCTGACTGCCTGTATGAGTGGCCTGTATGTTATCGGCGTGGCAAAAGACATTGGCGAAGGGCTGGTGAATCTCAGTACGCAAACTGCGGCCAATGCGGTCACGATTATCGCCATCGCCAACCTCAGCGGACGCCTGATTCTTGGGGTATTGTCGGATAAGATTGCGCGTATCCGGGTCATTACGCTGGCACAGGTGGTTTCTCTGGTCGGCATGAGCATTCTGCTGTTTACCAGTATGAATCAAACCACCTTCTTTATTTCTATTGCCTGTGTGGCCTTTAGTTTTGGCGGCACCATTACCGTTTATCCGTCGCTGGTGAGTGACTTCTTTGGCCTGAATAACCTGACGAAAAACTACGGTGTACTTTATCTCGGCTTTGGTATCGGCAGCGTGATGGGCTCACTGATTGCTTCATTGTTTGGCGGCTTCACCGTGACCTTTAGCCTGATTATGACGCTGTTGGTGATTTCGCTGATTATCTCCACCACCATTCGCCTGCCGCATCAGCCGGCGAAAGTAAAAACGGCTTATCAACAAAGTAAAGCCTGA